In Dermatophilus congolensis, a genomic segment contains:
- a CDS encoding Fpg/Nei family DNA glycosylase, with protein MPEGHVIHRMASAYDRAFAGTITRSSSPQGRFSDGAASIDGLELVCAEAVGKHFFAHFGPRTIHVHLGMAGRISVHHTTDATERLGEKITLDPQTTPAFSGETDRPVLGAIRWRLENDTAWADLSGPAICEILDSDGFNKVLKRLGPDPLREDADPDRAWNLVRKSKQPIALLLMDQKIFAGVGNIFRAEALYRAGLDPMLPGLALKKSEFDDLWTDLVQLMRYAVNHGQIDTVRPEHTPEAMNRPPREDPHGGEVYVYRRAEQACYICHTQVRSTVIGNRNLFWCPVCQPLSRRRPAVEARKKLREQSLLGRLAH; from the coding sequence ATGCCCGAGGGACACGTCATTCACCGCATGGCCAGCGCCTACGACCGAGCATTCGCCGGCACCATTACCCGCTCCAGCAGTCCCCAAGGACGCTTCAGCGACGGCGCAGCCAGCATCGACGGCCTCGAACTCGTCTGCGCTGAAGCAGTCGGTAAACACTTTTTCGCCCACTTCGGCCCACGCACCATCCACGTTCACCTCGGCATGGCCGGACGCATCAGCGTTCACCACACCACAGACGCCACCGAACGCCTCGGCGAAAAAATCACTCTCGACCCTCAAACCACCCCTGCCTTCTCTGGCGAAACGGACCGTCCCGTTCTCGGGGCGATCAGGTGGCGACTAGAAAACGACACCGCCTGGGCTGACCTATCCGGCCCCGCCATCTGCGAAATCCTCGATTCCGACGGATTCAACAAAGTTCTCAAACGCCTGGGCCCTGACCCACTGCGCGAGGACGCAGACCCCGATCGCGCCTGGAACCTAGTTCGTAAATCCAAACAGCCCATCGCCCTGCTCCTCATGGACCAAAAAATCTTCGCCGGAGTAGGCAACATCTTCCGCGCTGAAGCTCTCTACCGCGCAGGCCTAGACCCCATGCTGCCGGGACTGGCCCTTAAAAAAAGCGAATTCGATGACCTCTGGACAGACTTGGTCCAGCTCATGCGCTATGCCGTCAACCATGGACAAATCGACACCGTCCGCCCAGAACACACGCCTGAAGCCATGAACCGGCCACCTCGAGAAGACCCCCACGGCGGCGAAGTCTATGTCTACCGCCGTGCCGAACAAGCCTGCTACATCTGCCACACCCAGGTGCGCAGCACTGTCATCGGCAACCGCAACCTCTTCTGGTGCCCCGTATGCCAGCCACTTTCTCGGCGCCGACCTGCCGTCGAAGCACGCAAAAAACTGCGTGAACAGTCTCTACTGGGACGTCTGGCGCACTGA